The Rathayibacter caricis DSM 15933 genomic sequence CGCACCGGGGCGGAGGCCGTCCAGCACCTCCGCGAGCTCTTCGACGGCTTCGAGGTCGAGGTCGTCGACCTGGCGGAGGGGGCGCGTCCCGGCCTCGACGCTCCGCTCGCGCAGGCTTTCCTCGCCGCGGTCGACGCCGAGGCCAAGCCGAAGTACGGCTGGACGGACGTCGCGCGCTTCTCGGCGCTCGGCGTCCCCGCGGTGAACTACGGACCGGGCGATCCGCTGAAGGCGCACGCCGACGACGAGCGCGTCGCCGTGCACGAGATCACGGCGTGCACCGAGGGCCTCCGCCGCTGGTTGAGCACCCCCGCGTGAGCGCCGTCGCCCCGGTGCTGAGCACCCGCCGCCGGGCCCGCCTCCGACTCGTGCCCTGGTGGGCGCGGGTGCTGGGCGTCTTCGTGCTGACCCGAGTCGTGACGACGACGATCCTCCTGCAGTTCGCCGCGAACCAGGCCGCGAACGCCTGGACCGGCCCGTCGCCCTCCTACTCCGCCTTCGCCAGCCTCTGGGACGGCCGCTGGTACGAGATCATCGCGACGGCCGGCTACCCCTCCGAGCTCCCCGTGACCGCGGAGGGCGAGATCGGAGAGAACGCCTGGGCGTTCATGCCGCTCTACCCGGCCGTGGTGCGACTGCTCATGCTGGTCACGGGCCTGGGCTGGGGGAGTGCCGCGGTCACCGTCTCGGTGATCTGCGGAGCGGTCGCGTGCCTGGTCCTGTACCGCCTCCTGCGCCACTCGCTGAGCGAGAGCCAGTCGCTCATCGCCGTGCTCCTCTTCTGCGTGGCGCCGACCTCGCCCCTGCTGCAGCTGGCGTACGCCGAGTCGGCGGCCATGATGCTGACCGCGATCGTGCTCCTCCTGCTCGTCCGCCGCCGCTTCGCGCTCGTGTTCCCGGTCGTCCTGCTGCTCGGCCTCACCCGGCCCAGCGGTCTCGCCTTCGCCGCGGCGATGGGGCTCTACGTCCTCGTCCGCGTCCTCCGCCGCTCCCGTGAGCCCTTCGAGCGCGCGGAGTGGCTCCCGACCGTGGCGCTGACCGTGTGGGGGCTCGTCGTCGGCTTCCTCTGGCCGGCCGCGGCCTGGGCCGTCACCGGCTCGATGACCGCCTACACCGACACCGAGCTGGCCTGGCGCTCCTCCTACATCGGCTACCAGGAGCTGCTCCCGTTCACCTCATGGTTCCAGGGTGGCGCCTGGTGGGGGCAGTGGTGGTTCGAGTCGCCCGCGGTCGGGATCGTGCTCGTGGTGCTGCTGGTCGTCGCCTTCGCGGGGATCATGGCAGCGCCGTGGACGCGGAGGCTCGACCTGTTCAGCCGCGCGTGGATCGCCGGGTACGCCGTCTACCTCCTCGCGTTCTTCTTCCCCCAGTCGAGCACCTTCCGGCTGCTCGGCCCGCTGTTCCCGCTCGTGGGCGCACTGGCCGTGCCCCGCTCGCCGCTCTTCCGGGTCGTCGTGGTGCTGCTCGGGATCGGCGGGCAGATCCTCTGGATCTCGGCCTGCTGGGCCGTCGACGGCTACGACTGGACGCCCCCGTGATCGACCCCGCGCGGGCGTGCCGGAGAGCGCGATTTCTCGAAGACCGCGGATGCACGATAATAGGGGGATACGTCACGAAAGGGGAACTCTATGGCGGCCATGAAGCCCAGGACCGGAGACGGACCGATGGAGGCTGTTAAGGAGGGTCGACTCATCGTCGTGCGCGTTCCGCTCGAAGGAGGCGGACGACTCGTCGTCTCGGTCAACGATGCAGAGGCGAAAGAGCTGCACGATGCTCTCGCATCGGTGGTGACCCCCGCCTGACGGGGATCCACCGGCACCGTCGAGAACGCCCGTCGCACTCCGTGCGGCGGGCGTTCCCTCGTTCAGGAGCCGGTTGCGACGGGGCGGGTCTTCACGCCCTGCGCTTGTTCGCCTGCAGCAGTCCGTCTCCGATGGGGGAGAGGATGCTCACCACCGCCGGCGACGCGCTGATCTCGGCGACGAGGGTCCGGAACGCCGAGGCGATCTCGTCGCGCTGAGCGGGGTTCGACACTCGGCCGCGCCAGAGCGCGTGGGGGATCAGGACGGTTCCGCCCGGACGGACCAGCCGCAGCGCGTGCTCGACGTTCTCGATCACCTGCAGGGGATCGCCGTCGACGAAGACGATGTCGTAGGAGTTCTCGTTCATCCGCGGCAGCACCTCGAGGGCCCGCCCCGGGATGAGGCGGAGGCGGTTCGGCGAGATGCCGGCCTCGTGGAACTGGGCGCGGGCGTGCTGCTGGTGCACCGCCTCCGAGTCGATCGAGGTCAGCATCGCCTCCGGAGCACCGTCGAGGAGCCACAGACCGCTCACTCCGGTGCCGGTGCCGATCTCGATGATCTGCGAGGCGCGGGCGGCGGCCGCGATGAGCGAGGACTGCGCGCCGATGGACGGCGCGACCGCGTCGATGCCCAGCTCGACCGAGAGGCGGCGAGCGGAGGCGATGGCCTCGGGCTCGACGACCGCGTCCTCGGCGTACTTCCAGTTGGCATCCTTGTCGGACACGGTCGGGCTCCTCTGGTCGATGCGGCGGACGGATCGCGTCCGCGCGAGGCAAGGCTACGGTGGCGCGCGGGGTCGGTGCCGCAGGCGCGGCGGGTTACTCTTGTCTCGTGTTCGGTTTGACGTTCGACAAGCTCCTCATCATCGGAGTGATCGCCGTCTTCGTGCTGGGCCCCGACCGCCTCCCGCACTACGCCGCACAGCTGGGTCAGCTCGTGCGCAAGGTGCGCGGATTCGCCACTCAGGCGCGCGAACGGGTCAAGGACGAGATGGGCGAGGAGTTCAACGAGGTCGATTGGCGGAAGCTCGATCCGCGCCAGTACGACCCGCGTCGGATCATCCGCGACGCGCTCCTCGAGGACGATCCCGTTCCCACCGTCAAGCCGCCGACCGCCGTCGCCGCGCCCGTCACGACGGGCGGCCGGTCCACGTCGACGGCGGACAGCTATTACACGACGATGAAGCGCTCGGCCGGCGAGGGCCGCCTCTCGGCCGTCGCCCCGCCTCCGATCGACTCCGAAGCCACCTGACACCGTCGGCCCGGCTCTGCGGCTCGGCCACCGACGGATCGTCGGCGCCACGCAATAGACGCAGGGTCGGTCAGTTCACGCTCATCGGGAGCCGTCGACCGGTCAGACCTCGCGGTCGCGCCACGAGGGTGCGGGCGAGCGCGGTGATCGCCCGTGCCGCCGGGTCGTCCGGTGATCCGACGACGACGGGGACGCCCTCGTCACCACCGGAGCGCAGAGCAACGCTGATGGGCAGCGAGGCGAGGACCTGCACTTGGTCCCCGGACGCGCTGAGGCGCCGTGCGACCTCGTCACCGCCCCCGGTCCCGAAGAGGTCGAGCACGGTCCCGTCGGGCTGGGGGAGACCCGCCATGTTCTCGACCACGCCGATGATCCGCTGGCCCGACTGACGCGCCAGTGCGCCGCTCCGCTCGGCGACATCCGCTGCCGCGGGCTGCGGAGTCGTCACGATCAGGACTTCGGCGTGCGGCAGCAGCTGTCCGATCGAGATGGCCACGTCTCCCGTGCCGGGGGGCAGATCGAGCAGCAGGACGTCGAGATCGCCGAAGTAGACGTCCGTGAGGAACTGCGAGATCGTGCGGTGCAGCATCGGCCCGCGCCACGACACGGCCGCCCCGCGGGTGTCGCCCTCGAGGAACATGCCGATCGAGATGACCTTCACGCCGTGCGCGACGGGCGGGAGCATCAGCTCGCCCACCCGCGTGGGCCCGGCGACGCGCCCCTCGTGCATGAGCCCGAGGAGACCCGGGATCGAGAAGCCGTGCACATCGGCGTCGACCAGGCCGACCGAGAGCCCCTGTTGCGCGAGGGCGACCGCGAGGTTGGCGGTGACCGTCGACTTGCCGACCCCGCCCTTGCCGCTCGTCACCGCGTAGACGCGGGTGAGCGAGTCCGGACCGAACGGCATGGTGCGCTTCGCACCGCGCAGCCGCTCCGTCAGCGCGGTGCGCTGGGCGGGAGTCATGACGCCGACCGAGACGCGGGCGGCGGTGACACCGGGCGTGCCGGCTACGGCCTCGGTCACGTCGCGCTCGATCGCGGAGGCAGCGGGGCAACCGACGATGGTGAGGCGGATCGCGACGTCGACCGTCCCGTCCGCGGCGGCGACCACCGACTCGACCATGTCGAGTTCCGTGATGGGCTTACGGATCTCGGGATCGACGACCCGGGCGAGAGAAGCGAGGACCGCCGACTCGAGGGGCGTCGGCTCAGGCATCGCCGCGCTCGGTCCCGAGCGGCTCCGCCCCGTTCTCCTCGAAGCGGAACGTGTCCGCGCGGGTCCGGTCGGCACGGGCCGCGTCGCTCCGCGCCGCTCCGTCGAGCGGCGCAGCGAGTTCCTCGGCGGCGCCGTCCCGCTCCGCCCGGTCCTTCTCGAGCTCCTCGACCAGGCTCCGCAGCTCGGAGCGGATGAAGTCCTTGCTGGCCATGTCGCGGATCGCCAGACGTAGGGCGACGACCTCGCGGGCGAGGTACTCGGTGTCGGCCAGGTTGCGCTCGGCGCGCTGGCGGTCCTGCTCGATCTGCACGCGGTCGCGGTCGTCCTGGCGGTTCTGCGCCAGGAGCAGGAGGGGCGCCGCGTACGAGGCCTGCAGCGACAGGATGAGCGTCAGCACGGTGAAGCCGAGCGCCTGCGAGTCGAAGCGCGCGTCCTCCGGGCCGTAGGTGTTGAAGACGAGCCAGAAGACGCAGAAGATCGTCATGCCGAACAGGAACCAGGGCGTTCCCATGCCGCGGGCGAACGACTCGGTCAGCCGCCCGAATCGATCGCTGCTCTGGCGGTTGCGCAACGGCAGCACGCGGGTGCGCAGTCCCTTCGGGGCGTCGAGCCGCCGATCCTGCTTCGCATCCTTAGCCACGCGCACCCCTCCGTCCTCGTCGTCGTCCGCCGCTCGCCGCCTTCGCGGGCGGCGGCACCAGCGGGATGCCCCGCGTGGTCGTGCTCACCGGTGTGCGTGGTTCGTCGTCTCCGTCGTGGCTGCGCCAGTCGTCCGGGAGGAGGTAGTCGAGCACGTCGTCGATGGTGACGACACCGACGAGGCGGTGCGTCTCGTCGACCACCGGCACCGAGACGAGGTTGTAGCTCGCGAGGATGCGGGCGACCTCGGCGGCCGAGGTGTCGGGCGTGATCGGGTCGAAGCTCTGGTCCAGCAGGGTGCCGAGCCGCTCGTGCGGCGGGTAGCGGAGCATCCGCTGGAAGTGGACCATGCCGAGGAACCGGCCGGTCGGGGGTTCGTACGGCGGCAGCGTGACGCACACGGCCGCACCGAGCGCCGGGGCCAGCTCGTGCCGACGGATCAGGGCTAGCCCCTCTGCGACGGTGGCCTCGGCCGACACGATGATCGGCTCGGTCGTCATCAGACCACCGGCCGACTCCGGCGCGTAGGTCAGCAGCATGCGGACGTCGTCCGCCTCCTCGGGCTCCATCAGGCCCAGCAGCGCCTCGCCGCGCTCGTCGGAGAGCTGTGCGATGAGGTCGGCCGCGTCGTCGGGCTGCATCTGATCGAGCACGTCGGCGGCACGGTCGTCGTCGAGCTGGCCGAGGATCTCGACCTGCTCGCTCTCGGGCATCTCCTCGAGGACGTCCGCGAGGCGGTCGTCCGAGAGCTCGCCCGCGACCTCCAGCATCCGCTGAGTGGGCAGGTCGAGGAGGGTGCTGGCCAGGTCGGCCGGCTTCAGCTCGGCGAGGCTCGCGACGTACTGCTCGGCCGACTGCGCCTCTCCGGAGCCCGTCTCGCGGACCTCGCGCCAGCCAGCGAACGTGGTGGCCCCCTTCGCGAAGGGGGAGGGGGAGGTCTTCGGCCGGCGGACGAACAGCTGGGCGAGCTGCCACTCGCCGGGGCCGACCTCCTCGATGGCGACGTCCTCGACCACGGCGTCGCCCGAGCCGTCGACGAAGGTCATCCGTCGACCCAGGAGCTCGGCGATCACGCGGACCTCGCCGCCGCGCTGCTCGAAGCGCCGCACGTTGATGAGCCCGGTGGTGATGATCTGGCCGCTGCCGATGCTCGTCACCCGGCCGATCGAGACGAACACGCGGCGGCGTCCGGGGATCTCGACGACGAGCCCGACGACGCGGGGCGGATCGTTCTGGCGGTAGACCAGGAGCACGTCGCGGACCTTGCCGACGCGATCGCCGGCGGGGTCGAAGACGGTGCATCCGACCAAACGCGCGACGAAGACTCTGGCGGAACTCACGGCTACAAACCTAGTGCCGCCCGCCCGGACGGGAGCCGAGCGTTCCCTGCTGCCCCTCGGCCCGCTCCCCGACCGCATCCAGAATCCTCCAAGACCGTCATGCGATTCTGAGCGAGTGACTCAGCAGACGCCGTTCAACGGCCGCAAGGCGGTCTTCCCGACCATCCCGCGCGGCGAGATCCTCGCGACCTTCGACACCTACCAGGAGGCGCAGGCCGCCGTCGACGTCCTCGCTCGCGCCGACTTCCCGGTCAAGCAGCTCGCCATCATCGGGAACGAGCTGAAGAGCGTGGAGCGCGTCACCGGCAAGCTCACCTGGGGCAGGGTCGCTCTGGCGGGTGCCGCCTCGGGTGCGTGGTTCGGAATCTTCCTCGGGCTGCTGCTCATCATCTTCTCGCCGACCACGCAGATCTCGTTCCTGTTCGCGGCCGTGCTCCTCGGTGCCGGCTTCGGCATGCTCTTCGGACTGGCGTCGTACGCGGTGAACCGCCGTCGACGGGACTTCACCTCGACGATGCAGGTCATCGCCACGAGCTACTCCGTCCTGGCCGACCCCGAGGTCGTGAACCGCGGGCGGAACCTTCTCGATGGGCAGTCCGCGACCGAGGAGGCTCCGCAGACGAGCTGGGCCCCGCCGCCCGCCGACGTCGGCGACCCGGTGCCGGTCCGCCCCGAGGACGACCAGCGCTGATCAACCCCGAACGCCCCCGGCTCCGGCCGGGGGCGTTCGTCGTGCAACCGCCGGGGATGAAGCGCGACACCGAGGTCTGCAGCATGCTGCCGGTCGAGCGGCCCCGCGCAGTTGCGGTCTGGAGTGTGCTGCTGGTCGAGTAGCCCCGCAGGGGCGTATCGAGACCCTCCCCTCCCGCTCTCGAGACCTCGTCGGGGCGGATCCCCCGCCTACCCTGCCGCCGACCCCACCGGCGGCAGCACGATCTCGACCACGAGCCCGTGCGGCTCCCGATTCGCGATCCCGACCGTCCCGCCGGCTGACAGCACCGTCGTGTGCACCAGTGCGAGTCCGAGCCCGCTCCCGCCCGACGCCAGAGTCCGCGAGTCGTCCGGGCGCGAGAAGCGGTCGAAGGCGACCGGGATGAATTCGTCGGGCATGCCCGGTCCGTCGTCCGCGACCGAGAGCAGCAGCCGTCCGTCCTTCTGGGCGACCGTGGCGACCACCGTCCCTCCGCGCTCCAGCGCCTGGATCGCGTTGCGGACCAGGTTGTCGATCACCCTCCCGAAATCCTGCGCCGCGACTCCGTAGAGGCGAGCGGGTTCGCGCTCGTCGATCTCGTAGTCGATCTCGACGCCGGACTCCGCCGCGAGGAGCCGGGTGCGGTCGACGGCCGAGACCAGCTCGTCGACGAGCTCGGCGAACGGCGACGTGGGGCGCGCCGACCGGCTCTCGATCCGCGAGATGTCCAGCAGCGCGGAGGCGAGGCGCACCAGCCGGTCCACGCTCTTGCGCGCGTCCAGGATCACCCGGTCGACCGCGGCGGAGTCCTCCACACGGTGGTGCGCGATCTCGAGCTGCGCCGACAGCGCGGCCAGGGGAGTGCGGAGCTCGTGGCTCGCATCCGACACCATCTGCTTCTCCCGCGCGAGCGAGGCGCTCTGCTTCTGCAGGAACGCGTTGAGCGTCTCGGCGAGCTCGTCGATCTCGTCGCGGGTGCCCACGACCGGCAGCTGGTCGCCCTGCCCGGGGTCGGCGGCGATCTGATCGGCCCGGGCCCGCATACGGCGGACCGGAGCGAGCGCGGTGCCCGT encodes the following:
- a CDS encoding general stress protein, with the protein product MTQQTPFNGRKAVFPTIPRGEILATFDTYQEAQAAVDVLARADFPVKQLAIIGNELKSVERVTGKLTWGRVALAGAASGAWFGIFLGLLLIIFSPTTQISFLFAAVLLGAGFGMLFGLASYAVNRRRRDFTSTMQVIATSYSVLADPEVVNRGRNLLDGQSATEEAPQTSWAPPPADVGDPVPVRPEDDQR
- a CDS encoding DUF3117 domain-containing protein, with protein sequence MAAMKPRTGDGPMEAVKEGRLIVVRVPLEGGGRLVVSVNDAEAKELHDALASVVTPA
- a CDS encoding twin-arginine translocase TatA/TatE family subunit; protein product: MFGLTFDKLLIIGVIAVFVLGPDRLPHYAAQLGQLVRKVRGFATQARERVKDEMGEEFNEVDWRKLDPRQYDPRRIIRDALLEDDPVPTVKPPTAVAAPVTTGGRSTSTADSYYTTMKRSAGEGRLSAVAPPPIDSEAT
- a CDS encoding magnesium transporter MgtE N-terminal domain-containing protein; the encoded protein is MSSARVFVARLVGCTVFDPAGDRVGKVRDVLLVYRQNDPPRVVGLVVEIPGRRRVFVSIGRVTSIGSGQIITTGLINVRRFEQRGGEVRVIAELLGRRMTFVDGSGDAVVEDVAIEEVGPGEWQLAQLFVRRPKTSPSPFAKGATTFAGWREVRETGSGEAQSAEQYVASLAELKPADLASTLLDLPTQRMLEVAGELSDDRLADVLEEMPESEQVEILGQLDDDRAADVLDQMQPDDAADLIAQLSDERGEALLGLMEPEEADDVRMLLTYAPESAGGLMTTEPIIVSAEATVAEGLALIRRHELAPALGAAVCVTLPPYEPPTGRFLGMVHFQRMLRYPPHERLGTLLDQSFDPITPDTSAAEVARILASYNLVSVPVVDETHRLVGVVTIDDVLDYLLPDDWRSHDGDDEPRTPVSTTTRGIPLVPPPAKAASGGRRRGRRGARG
- a CDS encoding Mrp/NBP35 family ATP-binding protein encodes the protein MPEPTPLESAVLASLARVVDPEIRKPITELDMVESVVAAADGTVDVAIRLTIVGCPAASAIERDVTEAVAGTPGVTAARVSVGVMTPAQRTALTERLRGAKRTMPFGPDSLTRVYAVTSGKGGVGKSTVTANLAVALAQQGLSVGLVDADVHGFSIPGLLGLMHEGRVAGPTRVGELMLPPVAHGVKVISIGMFLEGDTRGAAVSWRGPMLHRTISQFLTDVYFGDLDVLLLDLPPGTGDVAISIGQLLPHAEVLIVTTPQPAAADVAERSGALARQSGQRIIGVVENMAGLPQPDGTVLDLFGTGGGDEVARRLSASGDQVQVLASLPISVALRSGGDEGVPVVVGSPDDPAARAITALARTLVARPRGLTGRRLPMSVN
- a CDS encoding DUF1003 domain-containing protein, giving the protein MAKDAKQDRRLDAPKGLRTRVLPLRNRQSSDRFGRLTESFARGMGTPWFLFGMTIFCVFWLVFNTYGPEDARFDSQALGFTVLTLILSLQASYAAPLLLLAQNRQDDRDRVQIEQDRQRAERNLADTEYLAREVVALRLAIRDMASKDFIRSELRSLVEELEKDRAERDGAAEELAAPLDGAARSDAARADRTRADTFRFEENGAEPLGTERGDA
- a CDS encoding sensor histidine kinase, producing the protein MAAPAQPESRRPTALSIRARITIGSVAVASVLFALAALLFYQVVSGIVERSERTILTSIEDEIRRDISAGNVPRAPATSTGQLYLALAPDGSVGATTMPTALTDAVLEDLRETGADTTARYEQLTTGSTSYLARVAAIDDDGATWSVVTARDQAASQLVLDDFAHVLVYAAIFLVVTFGLASWILTGTALAPVRRMRARADQIAADPGQGDQLPVVGTRDEIDELAETLNAFLQKQSASLAREKQMVSDASHELRTPLAALSAQLEIAHHRVEDSAAVDRVILDARKSVDRLVRLASALLDISRIESRSARPTSPFAELVDELVSAVDRTRLLAAESGVEIDYEIDEREPARLYGVAAQDFGRVIDNLVRNAIQALERGGTVVATVAQKDGRLLLSVADDGPGMPDEFIPVAFDRFSRPDDSRTLASGGSGLGLALVHTTVLSAGGTVGIANREPHGLVVEIVLPPVGSAAG
- a CDS encoding O-methyltransferase, giving the protein MSDKDANWKYAEDAVVEPEAIASARRLSVELGIDAVAPSIGAQSSLIAAAARASQIIEIGTGTGVSGLWLLDGAPEAMLTSIDSEAVHQQHARAQFHEAGISPNRLRLIPGRALEVLPRMNENSYDIVFVDGDPLQVIENVEHALRLVRPGGTVLIPHALWRGRVSNPAQRDEIASAFRTLVAEISASPAVVSILSPIGDGLLQANKRRA